A genome region from Anastrepha obliqua isolate idAnaObli1 chromosome 4, idAnaObli1_1.0, whole genome shotgun sequence includes the following:
- the LOC129244249 gene encoding uncharacterized protein LOC129244249, whose protein sequence is MTFRGKNSFRGLQKAVNALLGDDDEGNDDIIPDLVIIPPDLDQLTDTEEFDEDNLDDNMMPTDVPGHIELDIVEDMIDYNKSTASASAAVIDSTLDGPSTSAAASRQNSISEKYLSIVKWVDNSVCSMLTNFDTITPVNYVKRWSRESQSKINVPQPNLYATYNKHMGGVDNIDQNVNVYRIALKGKKWWWVIFTYLLDLTMTNAWKFYISLNNKNDKFNTQLEKACTFFIC, encoded by the exons ATGACTTTCCGTGGCAAAAACAGCTTCCGAGGTCTTCAGAAAGCAGTTAATGCTCTTTTGggtgatgatgatgaaggtAATGATGATATCATTCCGGATTTGGTCATCATTCCTCCGGATCTAGACCAACTAACTGACACGGAAGAGTTTGATGAAGATAATTTAGACGACAATATGATGCCGACAGATGTGCCCGGACATATTGAACTAGACATTGTTGAGGATATGATTGATTACAATAAATCGACGGCCTCTGCATCAGCTGCAGTGATAGACTCAACACTAGATGGACCATCAACTTCTGCGGCAGCATCGCGACAGAACTCAATTTCAGAGAAATACCTATCTATAG TTAAGTGGGTAGACAATAGCGTTTGCTCGATGCTTACCAACTTTGATACAATAACACCAGTGAATTATGTTAAGCGCTGGTCTCGCGAGAGTCAAAGCAAGATCAACGTTCCACAACCAAATTTATATGCCACTTACAATAAACATATGGGTGGCGTCGATAATATAGACCAAAATGTAAATGTCTATCGTATAGCACTGAAGGGAAAGAAATGGTGGTGGGTAATTTTCACTTATCTCCTTGATTTGACCATGACAAATGCTTGGAAGTTTTATATATCACTCAATAACAAAAACGATAAATTTAATACACAACTGGAAAAGGCGTGCACCTTCTTCATCTGTTGA